A window of the Pseudoalteromonas sp. A25 genome harbors these coding sequences:
- a CDS encoding DUF6010 family protein, translating into MAFWLAFGFATSLILIRFGQSRSLQSKMALFAYALIIASLIYVGFAVLAFELAWVLIETVGVLLFGIMVMLSRTHSRYFLALGWLVHPVWDVVLHLYWPDTHFAPNWYAIMCISFDITVGGYLIVLFKRQKVAL; encoded by the coding sequence GTGGCTTTTTGGTTAGCGTTTGGGTTTGCAACGAGTCTGATATTGATTCGGTTTGGCCAATCTCGCTCTTTGCAGTCAAAAATGGCGTTGTTTGCTTATGCGTTGATCATCGCATCGCTGATTTATGTTGGCTTTGCGGTTTTGGCATTTGAGCTTGCTTGGGTTTTGATAGAAACGGTGGGCGTGTTGCTGTTTGGCATAATGGTTATGCTGTCGCGTACGCACAGCAGATACTTTTTAGCGCTCGGTTGGTTAGTTCATCCTGTGTGGGATGTGGTACTGCATTTATACTGGCCTGACACTCATTTTGCACCTAACTGGTACGCAATTATGTGTATTTCCTTCGACATCACTGTAGGTGGCTATTTAATTGTATTGTTCAAAAGGCAAAAAGTCGCTCTCTAG